A single Corvus hawaiiensis isolate bCorHaw1 chromosome 26, bCorHaw1.pri.cur, whole genome shotgun sequence DNA region contains:
- the CHRAC1 gene encoding chromatin accessibility complex protein 1: MAAARLSGTENRLVSLPLSRIRVIMKSSPEVSSINQDALFLTAKATELFVQYLATYSYKHGRGKEKNALTYTDLSHTAEECETFQFLADILPKKILASKYLKMLEKEKRDGEVREDDDEGQEEEDEDEAVGDSVGS; encoded by the exons ATGGCGGCGGCGCGGCTGAGCGGTACCGAGAACCGTCTGGTGTCGCTGCCCCTGTCGAGGATCCGCGTCATCATGAAGAGCTCCCCGGAGGTCTCCAGCATCAACCAGGACGCGCTGTTTCTCACCGCCAAGGCCACG gaGCTTTTTGTTCAGTATTTGGCTACATACTCCTACAAACAcggcagagggaaggagaagaatgCTCTGACTTACACTGACCTGTCTCATACAGCAGAAGAGTGTGAGACTTTTCAGTTCCTTGCAG ATATCTTGCCAAAGAAGATCCTAGCTAGCAAGTATCtaaaaatgcttgaaaaagAGAAGCGAGATGGAGAAGTGAGGGAAGACGATGACGAGGgtcaggaggaagaggatgaagatGAAGCTGTTGGTGACAGTGTTGGATCTTAA